Genomic DNA from Thermodesulfobacteriota bacterium:
TTTATTCCCTATAAAATAAGGATTTTTTAAAAATAACAACGTGCCTTGGACGCTTACACTTTCTTATTGATTTTGGTCTAGACGCTGCTAGTTATGAAGCATATTAAAAGTAGCCAAAACGGTTAAAAAAATTGAAATTATTAAACCTGTTAAGCCGAAGAGCAGTGCATGCTGGTAAATAAATGTGTCAATGTCGTGGTGGGTTTCATTGATTTTGCTAATCATGTGCTGGGTGGAAAGCCAGGTATTGACTTTTCTTTCTATTTTTTTCATTTTTCCTGGTAACAATAAAAGAATAAATCCGAAAATAATCCCGGCAACACCCACAATCTTTCCAACCATAGCCATGGAACTTGAAATAATTTCGTTGATTGTAGCATATTTGGGGGAGTTAAAAAAAATATTAACAAAATTGGTGACATCAAGCTTAAACATTAAAAAAATGAGGATAAACCCGCTTCCAATAATTAAGCAACTTCCTGCAACGACATGATGTTTATAAATGATGCTTTCGGTCTGGATGTCTTTGTCAAGATAGCTGATTTTTTTATCCACGTCTATATAGCGGTTAAAAACATGGCTTACTTTTTTAGTGGTACTTGGAGAAATCAACAGTAGAAGCGAAAAAGCTGTTCCAAGGATTCCAATAATCAATGCTAAAATACCAATAGTTTGTAAAGCTATTTCCCAAAAAAAATCCATAATATTCCTCCTGGACAACTCACTAACCAGACTTTTTTATTCAACATTTCAGATATCGCAATCAGCATGTAAGATGGAAACATGCCCCCACCCTGTTGTTTAAGCAAAGGTTGTTGTAAACTTGAATTGCTTTCTGGTTAGGTTGTGAAATGAATTTTATGCCTTTTTGGTTAAGCAGTTTTTCGAGCCGCTTTTCAGGCTTCATCAATCCACTGACACCGGTGCCGGCCACAATAATTTCCGGCTCAGACTTAATCAGCCGATCTATATCATCGGATGACAGCATGTGGCCTTGTTTGCGCCGCCATAAATCCTCCACATGGCCGTCAGGATAGATGACAAGGTCGGAACTATATTTTGTTCCGCTAATAACCATAAAACCAAATGCAAAAGATTCTATCACTGCAGTCTTCCTCTAACAAATTTTTTAATGACCGCTTGCGCTGACTCAAT
This window encodes:
- a CDS encoding MTH938/NDUFAF3 family protein — its product is MIESFAFGFMVISGTKYSSDLVIYPDGHVEDLWRRKQGHMLSSDDIDRLIKSEPEIIVAGTGVSGLMKPEKRLEKLLNQKGIKFISQPNQKAIQVYNNLCLNNRVGACFHLTC